The following are encoded in a window of Lactobacillus panisapium genomic DNA:
- a CDS encoding MurR/RpiR family transcriptional regulator: MTNVNNLGLLNSLSELINSHYDSGNHAIASYLVENISRLDQVTVNEIIDHAYVSRSAVRRFCEKLGYSSLIDLKSSFSKIIFPSDIRHRSKEDYHINNLQLTELIKKMLDDINTVFTSSVLDQIVYQINRHNEVILLCANNTSNTLIKFQQEMIYANKVIVVLDQKYRSNKYLKALKPNALLITVSTSGKYAEILNDFLRELPGDKMMITGNRNENLAKSYDQVFYISNSSFTEDYLGIYGKYGITYLFDQIFLRYVALFK; encoded by the coding sequence GTGACTAATGTAAATAATCTTGGGTTACTAAACTCACTAAGTGAATTAATCAATTCTCATTATGATAGTGGCAATCACGCAATTGCTTCTTACTTAGTGGAAAATATCTCTCGGTTAGACCAGGTGACTGTTAATGAGATTATCGATCATGCTTATGTTTCGCGATCTGCTGTCAGACGCTTTTGCGAAAAATTAGGCTATTCAAGTTTGATTGATTTGAAATCATCGTTTTCTAAAATAATTTTTCCCAGTGATATTCGCCATCGGTCTAAGGAAGACTATCACATCAACAACTTACAGTTAACGGAATTAATCAAAAAGATGCTAGATGATATTAATACTGTTTTTACTAGCTCAGTACTTGATCAAATTGTTTATCAAATCAATCGCCATAATGAAGTCATTTTATTATGTGCTAACAATACAAGTAACACACTAATTAAATTTCAACAGGAAATGATTTATGCCAATAAGGTGATTGTTGTACTAGACCAAAAGTATCGTTCTAACAAGTACTTAAAAGCATTGAAACCTAATGCCTTGTTGATTACTGTTTCTACTTCTGGAAAATACGCTGAAATTTTAAATGATTTTTTACGCGAATTACCAGGAGACAAAATGATGATTACGGGAAACCGAAATGAAAACTTAGCGAAATCCTACGACCAAGTTTTTTATATTAGCAACAGCAGTTTTACTGAAGATTATTTGGGGATCTATGGTAAATATGGCATAACATACTTATTTGACCAAATCTTTTTAAGGTATGTGGCATTATTTAAGTAA
- a CDS encoding glycoside hydrolase family 1 protein, which translates to MRKFADIFKDKDFLWGAGTAAYQCEGAWNEDQKGLGEWDYFNHNSKLNINHTDGDVASDFYHRYREYIDLLAEGHQNTIRFSISWARILPKGTGQVNQKGIDFYNRVIDYAIEKNLEPNISLFHYDLPYELAVDGGWLNRKIVDYFANYAKICFENFGDRVKIWATINEPRYYSYCVNVVGNYPPNRHLDFQSYFQYQYNLMLASAKAIKIYHDLGLDGIIGVVHDNGNVELAPETKNKKNVQLIGDFFYNRQILCPALLGKMPEETDEVLAAFNCLLYREKDDKELLAAGKADYLGLNLYNRQYLTDGTKDVTKVFHNNQGSRSKAKEGIQIHNLFKSAFDPKVKRNQWGREELPRVMYTALCEVQRKYQPKLIMITENGHGGYEQADETGFVNDEQRIKLTAEFLKYLLKAKSEGVKVHGYYHWSAMDLYSWINGYEKRYGLIRVDFAHQLALTPKKSYYWYRDFIDQYFSGSLKND; encoded by the coding sequence ATGAGAAAATTTGCAGATATTTTTAAGGATAAAGATTTTTTATGGGGAGCAGGGACAGCTGCTTACCAATGTGAAGGCGCTTGGAATGAAGATCAAAAGGGTCTTGGTGAATGGGATTACTTTAATCACAATAGTAAATTGAATATTAACCACACGGACGGTGACGTTGCATCAGACTTTTATCATCGTTATCGAGAATATATTGATTTATTAGCGGAGGGGCATCAAAATACAATTCGCTTTTCAATATCTTGGGCACGTATTTTGCCTAAGGGAACGGGGCAAGTCAATCAAAAAGGAATTGATTTTTATAATCGGGTGATTGATTACGCCATTGAAAAGAATCTTGAACCGAATATTTCCCTTTTTCATTATGATTTACCCTATGAACTTGCCGTCGATGGCGGATGGTTAAATCGCAAAATAGTGGATTATTTTGCCAATTATGCCAAGATTTGTTTTGAAAATTTTGGCGATCGGGTAAAAATTTGGGCAACTATTAATGAACCACGTTATTACAGCTATTGTGTTAATGTTGTTGGCAATTATCCACCTAATCGTCATTTAGATTTTCAATCATACTTTCAGTATCAATATAATTTAATGCTTGCTAGTGCAAAGGCAATCAAAATTTATCATGATTTAGGGCTTGATGGCATCATTGGGGTTGTGCACGATAATGGCAATGTTGAATTAGCGCCAGAAACTAAAAATAAAAAGAATGTTCAATTAATTGGGGATTTCTTTTATAACAGGCAAATATTATGTCCAGCCTTATTAGGCAAAATGCCTGAGGAAACGGATGAAGTTTTGGCTGCATTTAATTGCTTACTATACCGTGAAAAAGATGATAAGGAACTCTTAGCAGCAGGTAAAGCTGACTATTTAGGACTTAATTTATACAATCGGCAATATCTGACTGATGGAACTAAAGATGTCACAAAGGTTTTTCACAATAATCAAGGGAGTCGTAGCAAGGCAAAAGAGGGAATTCAGATTCATAATCTTTTTAAATCGGCATTTGATCCTAAGGTGAAACGTAATCAATGGGGACGAGAAGAATTGCCTCGGGTAATGTATACAGCATTATGTGAAGTACAAAGAAAATATCAGCCTAAATTAATTATGATTACAGAGAATGGTCATGGTGGCTATGAACAAGCAGATGAGACTGGTTTTGTTAATGATGAACAGCGTATTAAGTTGACCGCTGAGTTTTTAAAATATTTGCTAAAGGCCAAGTCTGAGGGCGTAAAGGTGCATGGTTACTATCATTGGTCTGCCATGGATCTGTATAGCTGGATTAATGGCTATGAAAAGCGCTATGGCTTAATCAGGGTTGATTTTGCTCATCAGCTGGCTTTGACTCCCAAAAAGAGCTACTACTGGTACCGTGATTTTATTGATCAATATTTTTCTGGGAGCTTAAAAAATGACTGA
- a CDS encoding glucose PTS transporter subunit IIA, whose product MTEKQDFNQIATVLLRAIGGKSNITDVYHCATRLRITVIDPLKVDKQALEQVPGIKGVVIKGNEVQNFIGTKVDDYYNQLLPELQLGGQNNQKKEEKLTVKSLFSKILDFISGVVLPIMPVIVAAGFLLAILNLCKTFFGLNPKSGTAIVLTSIASAGFYYIPIFVGFQTALKLKIPTVMGAFLGAILTFGDINNVAGLNFLGINLPKMQYNGTLLTSILGVLLLAFIYKLIDKIMPKEITYFFTPLLAILLAAPITLVIIGPISNSISFAIAGCFNWLSAKANWLAFTLYSALNPILVMFGIDKGFVPIAMNNVAEFGYDTLIYPAALPSNAAMGAAALAIAVFSKKKITKGEGFSAGFTGLMGITEPSIFGFLLPYRKALIGAIAGGAIGGLVGGLLHIKQGALMAPGFIALISYFVGQNPTLNFICGIITWLTGIIASFVITTILLKTDRKRQQNVLFQTEQTNSKPKPNIGEKITQPNIEEIAAPVNGKVIPLDQVNDDLIAQKKLGDGFAIIPADGKVCSPINGTVISIFKTKHAIGLRNAAGLEILLHLGLDTVELAGKPFALMVKENENVKKGQLLVKMDIEQIKAAGKDPIVITLVTTNNWLTKPVKSLEEKVTKGDAVAMVKAN is encoded by the coding sequence ATGACTGAAAAACAAGACTTTAATCAAATTGCAACTGTGTTGTTGCGTGCAATTGGTGGAAAAAGTAATATTACTGACGTATATCATTGTGCAACTCGACTAAGAATTACTGTTATCGATCCCTTGAAAGTTGATAAACAAGCACTAGAACAAGTGCCAGGTATTAAGGGCGTTGTAATCAAGGGCAATGAAGTTCAGAACTTTATTGGTACAAAAGTTGATGATTACTATAATCAGCTACTGCCCGAGCTACAATTAGGCGGACAAAATAATCAAAAAAAGGAAGAAAAGCTAACTGTTAAAAGTCTATTTTCTAAGATACTGGATTTCATTAGTGGAGTTGTTTTGCCCATTATGCCTGTAATCGTAGCAGCCGGCTTTTTACTAGCAATTCTTAACTTATGTAAGACCTTTTTCGGCTTAAATCCCAAGAGTGGTACGGCCATAGTTTTAACAAGTATTGCTTCAGCCGGCTTTTATTACATCCCTATTTTTGTTGGTTTTCAAACAGCTTTAAAATTAAAAATTCCCACCGTAATGGGAGCTTTTTTAGGGGCAATATTAACTTTTGGTGATATTAACAATGTTGCTGGCTTGAATTTTTTAGGTATTAATTTACCTAAAATGCAATATAACGGTACTTTATTGACTTCAATCTTAGGAGTATTATTACTGGCATTTATCTATAAGTTGATTGATAAGATTATGCCCAAAGAAATTACCTACTTTTTTACACCTTTGCTAGCAATTTTGTTGGCAGCTCCTATAACACTCGTGATTATCGGACCAATTAGCAATTCAATTAGTTTTGCAATAGCGGGTTGCTTTAACTGGCTTAGTGCGAAGGCAAACTGGCTTGCATTTACCTTATATAGTGCTCTTAATCCTATTTTGGTAATGTTTGGAATTGACAAAGGATTTGTGCCAATTGCAATGAACAATGTGGCAGAATTTGGCTATGATACGTTGATTTATCCTGCGGCATTGCCAAGTAATGCTGCAATGGGGGCAGCTGCTTTAGCCATTGCAGTATTTAGCAAAAAGAAAATTACTAAGGGTGAAGGCTTTTCGGCAGGTTTTACTGGCTTAATGGGAATTACGGAACCTTCTATTTTTGGCTTTTTGCTTCCATACCGAAAAGCTTTAATTGGTGCGATTGCTGGTGGAGCTATCGGCGGATTAGTTGGTGGCTTGCTTCACATTAAACAGGGGGCTTTGATGGCACCAGGCTTTATTGCTCTCATTTCATATTTTGTTGGACAAAACCCAACTTTAAACTTTATTTGTGGAATTATTACCTGGTTAACGGGAATTATTGCTAGTTTTGTTATTACTACGATTTTGCTAAAAACGGATCGGAAAAGACAACAAAATGTTCTATTTCAAACCGAGCAAACGAATTCTAAGCCTAAACCAAATATAGGTGAAAAAATCACACAGCCTAATATTGAGGAAATAGCAGCACCAGTTAACGGCAAAGTTATTCCGCTAGATCAGGTTAATGATGATCTAATCGCACAAAAAAAGTTGGGTGACGGTTTTGCCATAATTCCGGCGGATGGCAAAGTCTGTTCACCAATTAATGGTACTGTAATCAGCATTTTTAAAACCAAGCATGCAATTGGCCTAAGAAATGCTGCTGGACTGGAAATATTATTACATTTAGGACTTGATACAGTTGAATTAGCTGGGAAACCTTTTGCCTTAATGGTAAAAGAAAACGAGAATGTTAAAAAAGGACAATTACTTGTTAAAATGGATATTGAACAAATTAAGGCTGCTGGGAAAGATCCAATTGTCATAACCTTAGTTACCACAAATAATTGGTTAACTAAACCAGTTAAATCTCTTGAAGAAAAGGTAACAAAAGGTGACGCAGTAGCAATGGTAAAAGCAAATTAG
- a CDS encoding DeoR/GlpR family DNA-binding transcription regulator, translating into MLKSERLKNILQIVNTQKFVTVDELAQALKVSDMTIRRDLNELHKANKILRVHGGAQQLTDQSRIEKSYQQKREIHIKEKIEVAKRACNLIHENDSIYVGPGTTLELMVANLKVKHLRIVTNSLPVFEAAKNNLNDYDLIMVGGSYRRISGAFLGALANSELETMSFSVGFVGVNGIKDASMTTANLEEGQTEEVGLDRSQIKFVVADYTKLDHSDFHEFYDLRKVDGLITNHGIEPELEKHYSQFTTIYK; encoded by the coding sequence ATGCTAAAAAGTGAAAGATTAAAAAATATCTTGCAAATAGTTAACACGCAAAAATTTGTTACGGTTGACGAACTAGCACAAGCGCTAAAAGTTTCTGACATGACAATTAGACGTGACCTCAATGAATTGCATAAAGCAAACAAAATTTTGCGAGTTCATGGCGGAGCCCAGCAGTTAACAGACCAAAGTAGAATTGAGAAGAGCTATCAGCAAAAGCGTGAAATCCATATTAAGGAAAAAATCGAAGTTGCAAAGCGTGCCTGTAATTTGATTCATGAAAATGATTCTATTTATGTAGGACCAGGGACGACTTTGGAATTGATGGTTGCTAATTTAAAGGTCAAGCATCTGCGGATTGTTACTAATTCGCTGCCTGTTTTTGAAGCAGCCAAAAATAATCTGAATGATTATGACTTAATTATGGTTGGCGGCTCTTACCGCCGAATTAGTGGTGCTTTTTTGGGCGCTCTAGCTAATAGTGAACTGGAGACGATGTCATTTTCTGTTGGCTTTGTAGGGGTTAATGGCATTAAAGATGCTTCTATGACAACAGCTAACTTAGAAGAGGGCCAAACCGAAGAAGTCGGGCTAGATCGTTCACAAATAAAATTTGTGGTAGCTGATTATACTAAGCTTGATCACAGTGATTTTCATGAATTTTATGATTTGCGCAAGGTCGACGGTCTGATTACCAACCATGGAATTGAGCCTGAATTGGAAAAACATTACAGTCAATTTACAACTATTTATAAGTAG
- the lacA gene encoding galactose-6-phosphate isomerase subunit LacA, with translation MKVVIGSDKGGFDLKEKVKKYLESHDYEVLDVTEKPAEDFVDSSLKVTHEVLDNGIKKAIMFDEYGVGSAMASNKVKGMVTANVNEERTAHMTAMHNGAKAIALGSGIVGEQLAYSIVQHYLDTDYAGGRHQVRLDMLEKMI, from the coding sequence ATGAAGGTGGTCATTGGCAGTGATAAAGGTGGCTTCGATTTAAAAGAAAAGGTTAAAAAGTATCTTGAAAGTCATGACTATGAAGTTTTGGACGTAACAGAAAAGCCAGCAGAGGACTTTGTTGATTCGAGCTTAAAAGTTACGCATGAAGTACTTGATAATGGTATTAAAAAGGCAATTATGTTTGACGAGTATGGGGTTGGTTCTGCCATGGCTTCCAATAAAGTTAAGGGCATGGTTACCGCAAACGTTAATGAAGAACGAACCGCTCATATGACGGCAATGCATAATGGTGCAAAGGCAATTGCACTTGGCAGCGGAATAGTTGGTGAGCAACTAGCTTACTCAATTGTTCAACATTATCTTGATACAGACTATGCTGGTGGTCGTCACCAAGTTCGGCTCGATATGCTAGAAAAAATGATTTAG
- the lacB gene encoding galactose-6-phosphate isomerase subunit LacB yields the protein MLDNDRPQPEYVDPKIDQQKVIALGNDHIVTAVKMAISDHLKAEGYQVIDEGTHDNTRTHYPIYGKRVAEDVSSGRADFGIVLCGTGIGISTAADKNEGIRAAMVGDATQAQYARRELNANILGFGGIVLGRDFIFDIVDSFLTTAYEPSDENKQLISKIAAIAKPNPDQKDNAHFFDEENKKWAEGVYHD from the coding sequence ATGTTAGATAATGATCGACCTCAACCAGAATACGTTGATCCTAAAATTGATCAGCAAAAAGTAATCGCTCTAGGAAACGACCATATTGTTACCGCAGTTAAAATGGCAATCTCTGATCACTTAAAGGCGGAAGGCTACCAGGTAATTGATGAAGGAACCCACGATAATACTAGGACGCATTATCCAATCTACGGTAAACGGGTTGCCGAGGATGTTTCTTCTGGCCGAGCCGATTTTGGTATTGTTCTTTGCGGAACAGGAATTGGTATTTCAACAGCTGCTGATAAAAATGAAGGTATTAGAGCCGCAATGGTTGGCGATGCTACACAAGCGCAGTATGCTCGGCGCGAATTAAATGCTAATATTCTTGGCTTTGGTGGTATCGTGTTAGGACGCGACTTTATTTTTGATATTGTCGATTCGTTTCTTACCACAGCTTATGAACCAAGCGACGAAAATAAGCAATTGATTAGTAAGATTGCGGCTATTGCTAAGCCTAACCCAGACCAAAAAGATAATGCTCACTTTTTTGATGAAGAAAATAAAAAATGGGCTGAGGGCGTTTACCACGATTAA
- a CDS encoding PTS sugar transporter subunit IIA produces the protein MSENSLFLPNAVFVSDSTSVTDIFHEIANQLSAEKLVKKQFLPEIIKREEKYPTGIDLSPVNKNLPNIAVPHTEGEFVNTRLIVPVSLMTAVPFKNMIDPDQELPVKFLFLILNNDPAGQANILAQIMDFLRLTPVANLQELFKLTEPDKIYRFLSEHFK, from the coding sequence GTGAGTGAGAATAGCTTGTTTTTACCGAATGCTGTTTTTGTCAGTGATTCAACTAGTGTGACCGATATTTTTCATGAAATTGCTAACCAGCTTAGTGCAGAGAAGCTAGTTAAAAAGCAATTTTTACCTGAAATCATTAAGCGAGAAGAAAAGTATCCAACTGGAATTGATCTTTCGCCTGTTAATAAAAATTTACCTAATATTGCAGTTCCACATACTGAAGGTGAATTTGTCAATACTCGTTTGATTGTTCCTGTTTCCTTAATGACTGCAGTACCATTCAAAAATATGATTGATCCTGACCAAGAATTGCCCGTGAAATTTTTATTTTTAATTTTAAATAATGATCCAGCCGGACAAGCAAACATTTTGGCGCAAATTATGGACTTTCTGCGATTAACACCTGTTGCCAACTTACAAGAGTTATTTAAGCTGACCGAACCCGATAAGATTTACCGGTTTTTAAGTGAGCATTTTAAATAA
- a CDS encoding PTS fructose transporter subunit IIB encodes MSREVKFIAACGAGVNSSHQIKDAVEEEMKKRGYNVKVDAYMVKDVNEDLLSNYDGYLTIAKTDLSFKPKVPLIEAGAILYRIPAMAKPVYDEVEKVVKDVNAK; translated from the coding sequence ATGAGTAGAGAAGTTAAATTTATTGCTGCATGTGGTGCAGGAGTTAATTCGTCCCATCAAATTAAGGATGCGGTCGAAGAAGAAATGAAAAAAAGAGGCTACAACGTTAAAGTTGATGCCTATATGGTGAAGGATGTCAACGAAGACTTGCTTTCAAATTATGATGGCTATTTGACAATTGCCAAAACCGATCTTTCATTTAAGCCAAAAGTGCCGCTTATTGAAGCAGGTGCAATTTTGTACCGAATTCCTGCGATGGCTAAGCCAGTCTATGATGAAGTCGAAAAAGTTGTAAAGGACGTTAACGCTAAGTAA
- a CDS encoding PTS transporter subunit IIC, translating to MNGIINFANSLFKPLIDMGAATIMLIVLTLIAVLFRVKFTKALEGGLKLAIAITAIGNIMNMLTTAFQKPMLQFVKHTGIHMDMQDMGWAPLATITWGSPYTLFYLLVLIILNVVLLLLNKTNTLDVDIFDVWHLAFVGLFCVYVGAPLWLSTILVLFIGTMKIINSDLMKPTFNDLLDAPEGNPMTTTHMNYMMNPIIMLFDKFFDKCLPWLDKFDFDSTKLNEKIGFWGSRFAIGVYLGIFVSLLAGNNFATEQGWKDMFTLSFIGGSCIELFSVIGSWFIASVEPLSQGIADFATKKFSGRTFNIGLDWPFLAGRSEIWAAANVLAPIMMLEAMVLPGNRLMPLGGIIAMGVTPALLVVTRGKIIRMIIIGTIELPIFLWAGTMVGPFVTNMAHSVGAAIPAHTLVSDTTMEGPVEKFLAYLVGNAWKQQGMFIVYALIALAVYLLLFIWYAKQMKKRNAEYAAAAKKLG from the coding sequence ATGAATGGGATAATTAATTTCGCTAATTCTCTTTTTAAACCCCTAATTGACATGGGGGCGGCAACAATCATGCTAATCGTTTTAACACTGATTGCAGTGCTCTTTCGGGTAAAGTTTACTAAAGCGCTTGAAGGTGGTCTAAAGTTAGCGATTGCGATTACTGCAATTGGCAATATTATGAATATGCTGACGACGGCTTTTCAAAAGCCAATGCTGCAATTCGTCAAGCATACGGGAATTCACATGGATATGCAGGATATGGGCTGGGCACCGTTAGCCACAATTACTTGGGGCTCGCCTTATACACTGTTTTACCTATTAGTTTTAATTATTTTAAATGTTGTTTTATTGCTCTTGAATAAAACTAATACTTTGGATGTTGATATTTTTGATGTCTGGCACCTAGCCTTTGTTGGTTTATTTTGTGTCTATGTCGGTGCGCCGCTTTGGCTATCAACTATTCTAGTTTTATTTATTGGTACGATGAAAATCATCAATTCAGATTTAATGAAGCCAACCTTTAACGATCTCTTGGATGCGCCTGAAGGCAACCCGATGACGACTACGCACATGAACTACATGATGAACCCGATCATTATGCTCTTTGATAAGTTTTTTGATAAATGCCTCCCTTGGCTTGATAAATTTGACTTTGACTCAACTAAGTTAAATGAAAAAATCGGCTTTTGGGGTAGTCGATTTGCAATCGGTGTCTACTTAGGTATCTTTGTTTCTCTGCTTGCCGGCAACAATTTTGCGACCGAACAAGGTTGGAAAGATATGTTCACGCTATCATTTATTGGCGGCTCTTGTATTGAACTGTTCTCAGTTATTGGTTCTTGGTTTATTGCATCAGTTGAGCCCCTATCACAGGGAATTGCCGATTTTGCTACCAAGAAGTTTTCTGGTCGGACCTTTAATATTGGCCTTGACTGGCCATTTTTAGCAGGACGTTCAGAGATTTGGGCAGCAGCTAACGTCTTAGCTCCAATTATGATGCTTGAAGCAATGGTCTTACCGGGCAATCGGTTAATGCCACTTGGCGGTATCATTGCAATGGGTGTTACCCCAGCTTTGCTAGTAGTTACTAGAGGAAAAATTATTCGAATGATTATTATCGGAACAATTGAATTACCAATTTTCCTTTGGGCAGGAACAATGGTTGGTCCATTTGTTACTAACATGGCGCACTCTGTTGGTGCAGCCATTCCGGCTCATACTCTAGTTTCAGATACCACGATGGAAGGCCCAGTAGAAAAATTCTTAGCTTATCTTGTCGGTAATGCTTGGAAACAACAGGGGATGTTCATCGTTTATGCCTTAATTGCTTTAGCCGTTTATCTGCTCTTATTCATCTGGTACGCTAAGCAAATGAAGAAGAGAAATGCGGAATATGCCGCAGCAGCTAAGAAATTAGGTTAA
- a CDS encoding GntR family transcriptional regulator, translated as MQKPLYQRVILDLEKLIKKMKPNEKLPSERQLLVKYGVSRNTIRLALQNLEERGLIYRLHGKGTFVSSIYLDRPNIGGIYSFSEEVMREGQKATTQNQSLELVTPTRKIAEQLNLAENEQAYKLVRLRLANNEPRMFSTTYLPEKLFPKLKISDLKNKTLYGVLKEKYNQLSVIAFEDVQAVSLSKPESEYLAEKEGSPSLKIYRKTINDKNIPIEFTISLARGDKFIYRSRQYNDLAK; from the coding sequence ATGCAAAAACCACTTTATCAGCGGGTTATTCTCGACTTAGAAAAGCTAATCAAAAAGATGAAACCCAATGAAAAGTTACCAAGCGAACGGCAACTATTGGTTAAATATGGTGTCAGTCGCAATACTATTAGGTTAGCATTACAAAACTTAGAAGAGCGAGGGCTAATTTACCGACTTCATGGTAAAGGAACATTTGTCTCGAGCATTTATTTGGATCGACCAAATATTGGTGGAATTTACTCTTTTTCTGAAGAAGTAATGCGGGAAGGCCAAAAGGCAACTACGCAAAATCAAAGCTTGGAACTAGTAACGCCGACAAGAAAGATTGCCGAGCAACTTAACCTAGCTGAAAATGAGCAAGCCTATAAATTGGTCCGTTTGCGTCTTGCCAATAATGAGCCGCGAATGTTTAGTACAACTTATTTGCCAGAAAAATTGTTTCCTAAGTTAAAAATTTCCGATCTGAAGAACAAGACATTATACGGGGTACTTAAAGAAAAATATAATCAATTATCCGTGATCGCGTTTGAAGATGTGCAAGCGGTCAGCCTAAGTAAACCCGAAAGTGAATATTTAGCGGAAAAAGAAGGTTCACCTAGTCTGAAAATTTACCGCAAAACAATTAATGATAAAAATATTCCGATTGAGTTTACTATTTCTTTAGCACGTGGTGATAAGTTTATTTATCGGTCAAGACAATATAACGATTTAGCAAAATAA
- a CDS encoding SIS domain-containing protein → MFTKTDAELEKIGAKITTREIQQQPELWQQTWSIYQDNKAKIEEFLAKVNSECGKVRVIFTGAGTSAYVGNTIMPYLQKHGDRSKYDFTAIDTTKIVSTPEDYLEPETPTILVSFARSGNSPESVATVELAKKLVKNLYQIAITCAPEGHLAQDLQGDATGLVLLMPEKSLDQGFAMTGSFSCMTLAALLVFDTLGDQEKEQIIKQIATMGKSVIAREDEIAALVKTDFDRITYIGSGCLGGLAEETRLKILELTAGEVAALFDTSMGLRHGPKSFLDKKTIVFDFVSNNSYTRQYDLDILNEIRDDQIVPLVMAVGQEKAGQDFAGQTFTFAEKKLLPDVYLALPDVMFGQTIALLTSIKVNNKPDTPSPTGTVNRVVKGVTIHKF, encoded by the coding sequence ATGTTTACGAAAACAGATGCAGAACTTGAAAAAATAGGTGCTAAGATTACTACCCGTGAGATTCAGCAACAGCCTGAATTATGGCAACAAACCTGGTCGATTTACCAAGATAATAAAGCCAAAATTGAGGAATTTCTCGCCAAGGTTAACAGTGAGTGTGGCAAGGTACGGGTGATTTTCACTGGTGCAGGAACCAGTGCGTACGTTGGCAACACCATCATGCCGTATTTACAAAAGCATGGTGATCGCAGCAAATATGACTTTACAGCAATTGACACTACTAAAATTGTCTCCACCCCCGAAGATTACCTTGAGCCGGAAACGCCGACCATTTTAGTTTCCTTTGCCCGTAGTGGCAATTCGCCAGAGTCGGTTGCGACAGTTGAATTAGCCAAAAAGCTGGTAAAAAATTTATACCAAATTGCTATTACTTGTGCGCCTGAAGGTCATTTAGCCCAAGACTTACAAGGCGATGCAACGGGGCTAGTTTTATTAATGCCGGAAAAATCGCTTGACCAAGGCTTTGCAATGACGGGATCATTTTCATGTATGACCTTAGCAGCATTATTAGTCTTTGATACTCTTGGTGACCAAGAAAAAGAACAGATTATTAAGCAAATTGCGACAATGGGCAAGAGCGTGATTGCCAGAGAAGACGAGATTGCAGCGCTTGTCAAAACAGATTTTGACAGAATTACTTATATTGGCAGTGGCTGCTTAGGTGGACTTGCTGAAGAAACGCGGTTAAAGATTTTAGAATTAACTGCGGGTGAAGTGGCAGCATTATTTGACACGTCGATGGGCTTACGTCACGGTCCTAAGTCGTTTTTGGATAAAAAGACGATTGTTTTCGACTTTGTTTCCAACAATTCGTACACCAGACAATATGATTTGGATATTCTCAATGAAATTAGGGATGATCAAATCGTGCCGCTGGTAATGGCAGTTGGGCAAGAAAAAGCGGGGCAAGATTTTGCTGGTCAAACATTTACTTTTGCGGAAAAGAAACTTTTGCCAGATGTTTATTTAGCTCTGCCAGATGTCATGTTTGGTCAGACCATTGCATTATTAACTTCAATTAAAGTAAATAACAAACCAGATACGCCATCGCCAACCGGAACCGTTAACCGGGTCGTTAAAGGTGTCACTATTCACAAGTTTTAG
- a CDS encoding PTS system mannose/fructose/N-acetylgalactosamine-transporter subunit IIB, whose translation MNIVGARVDERLVHGQVANLWTPKLQVERIIVLDEKAAKDDIQKSGLRMATPMTTRLSVLPTKIAADHLLKNRYGKQRLFLVSKEPDNFLQLLNAGVKFDSLNLGNMSRKENTTELTKQVNVTPDDVKIFNQIADQGVEIIAQVNPSVDATNVMKLIGEKMK comes from the coding sequence ATGAATATTGTGGGTGCAAGAGTTGATGAACGCTTGGTTCATGGTCAAGTTGCTAATCTTTGGACACCAAAGCTGCAAGTAGAACGAATTATCGTTTTAGATGAAAAAGCAGCTAAGGATGATATCCAAAAAAGTGGCCTTAGAATGGCAACGCCAATGACGACGAGACTAAGTGTTCTACCAACAAAAATTGCTGCTGATCATTTATTAAAAAATCGTTATGGTAAGCAGAGACTATTTTTAGTTTCGAAAGAGCCAGACAACTTTTTACAACTGCTTAATGCTGGAGTTAAATTCGACTCGCTTAATCTAGGCAATATGTCGCGCAAAGAAAATACGACAGAACTGACTAAGCAAGTAAATGTTACGCCGGACGATGTTAAGATTTTTAACCAAATTGCTGATCAGGGTGTCGAGATCATCGCACAGGTAAATCCAAGTGTTGATGCAACGAATGTCATGAAACTGATTGGCGAAAAGATGAAGTAG